The following coding sequences are from one Brienomyrus brachyistius isolate T26 chromosome 2, BBRACH_0.4, whole genome shotgun sequence window:
- the f2r gene encoding proteinase-activated receptor 1, which produces MLFKAAVVFALFTLCSGANISNHFTGNTARAFPGFLNALDEPIDYLDVQEESGSGFSSNHAEEHKPAVVKKGYHVTQKVAEFLTGPVMTVVIPWVYILVFIVSVPLNLLAVFMFASRVQSKKPAVIFMLNLAVSDLLFVLLLPFKMSYHFNGNNWTYGSPTCSLITAAFYCNMYCSILLMMCISVDRFLAVVYPIESLAWRSRQNAMVVCGVMWLLAIAGVVPILLSKQTTHLEELDITTCHDVMDIQQLRSYYLYFFPIFCSMFFFVPLAFTVVCYARIIQALHAAGDSASMPKKRRAVFMAAAVLVVFVVCFTPTNIILMVHYVQLTRSSHTSYAAYLLATCIGSVSCCLDPLIYYFGSSQCRKQVAAILPRSASKESDKELHASSTRSSKMATFWSNDEKQYKKLDP; this is translated from the exons ATGCTTTTCAAAGCAGCTGTCGTTTTTGCTCTCTTTACGCTGTGCAGCGGCGCAAACATATCGAATCACTTCACTG GTAACACCGCCAGAGCTTTTCCTGGCTTCTTGAATGCTCTGGATGAGCCCATTGATTACCTAGATGTGCAAGAAGAAAGCGGATCTGGGTTCAGCTCCAATCACGCAGAAGAACATAAACCTGCAGTTGTGAAGAAAGGCTACCATGTCACCCAAAAAGTAGCAGAGTTCCTCACTGGACCTGTGATGACTGTCGTCATCCCCTGGGTGTACATCCTTGTCTTCATCGTCAGTGTTCCCCTGAACCTGCTTGCCGTCTTCATGTTTGCGAGTAGGGTACAGTCCAAGAAGCCAGCAGTGATCTTCATGCTGAACCTGGCAGTTTCTGACCTGCTCTTTGTGCTGTTGCTTCCCTTCAAGATGTCTTACCATTTCAACGGCAACAACTGGACATACGGGTCACCCACGTGCAGCCTCATCACGGCCGCTTTCTACTGCAACATGTACTGCTCCATCCTGCTTATGATGTGCATTAGCGTAGACCGCTTCCTGGCGGTAGTCTACCCCATCGAATCTCTGGCCTGGCGCAGTCGACAGAATGCGATGGTGGTCTGCGGCGTTATGTGGTTATTGGCAATCGCCGGCGTGGTGCCCATTCTGCTGTCCAAGCAGACCACCCACCTCGAAGAGCTGGACATCACCACCTGCCACGATGTGATGGATATCCAACAGCTGCGGAGCTACTATCTCTACTTCTTCCCCATCTTCTGTTCGATGTTCTTTTTTGTGCCTCTCGCCTTCACTGTAGTCTGTTACGCGCGCATCATTCAGGCTCTTCACGCTGCCGGCGACTCTGCCTCTATGCCCAAAAAGCGCCGGGCGGTGTTCATGGCAGCCGCCGTGTTAGTGGTCTTTGTGGTCTGCTTCACACCCACGAATATCATCTTGATGGTGCACTATGTGCAGCTGACCCGAAGCAGCCACACCTCCTATGCAGCCTACCTCCTGGCCACATGCATCGGCAGCGTCAGTTGCTGCCTGGACCCATTAATCTATTACTTCGGGTCATCGCAGTGCCGGAAACAAGTAGCCGCCATCCTGCCCCGCTCAGCCTCGAAGGAGTCGGACAAGGAGCTTCATGCCAGCAGCACCAGGTCGAGCAAGATGGCGACCTTCTGGAGCAATGACGAAAAGCAGTACAAGAAGCTGGACCCCTGA
- the LOC125722837 gene encoding proteinase-activated receptor 2-like: MVFAGLLRLVVLLSLAAGTAAQTGLVNRPQSRGFVGHEHKGSVTVDALTAETLKSKLTTVFLPIIYIIVFAVGLPTNVMAIWVFIFRTKKKHPAAIYMANLALSDILFVIWIPLKITYHFKENNWTYGEGLCKVLVGFFYGNMYCSILFITCLSVQRYWVIAHPLSEQRKNNQIATGVCIAIWIFIWLSTTPLYMYNQTAYISNLNITTCHDVNIIHDIEDPFPDVKHAFFYFMFMGGFVFVVPTLISIVAYTCLLKTLAGSMGDNSVGKSRNKAVVLIITVLVTFLICFIPSNIMLLIHYSLLKNGISNNGYGFYITTLCLSSLNSCLDPFIYYFVSEDFRDNVRNTLLCRSNRTVDRMKVSFNSLKYSKRTNTYTSDNSNTQTSNC; this comes from the exons ATGGTCTTCGCTGGACTTCTGAGATTGGTCGTTTTGCTGTCTTTGGCGGCAGGAACGGCTGCCCAGACAG GTTTGGTCAATAGACCACAATCTCGGGGGTTTGTTGGACATGAACACAAAGGAAGTGTCACAGTGGATGCCTTAACAGCGGAAACACTCAAAAGCAAGTTGACTACAGTCTTCCTCCCAATAATTTACATAATCGTTTTTGCTGTTGGATTGCCCACAAACGTGATGGCCATTTGGGTATTTATCTTCCGGACAAAGAAGAAACACCCTGCAGCTATTTATATGGCTAATCTGGCTCTTTCTGACATCCTGTTTGTTATTTGGATCCCATTGAAGATTACATACCATTTCAAGGAGAACAACTGGACCTATGGAGAGGGACTCTGTAAGGTGTTGGTGGGCTTTTTCTATGGAAATATGTACTGTTCCATTCTTTTCATCACTTGCCTTAGCGTGCAGCGTTACTGGGTAATAGCCCACCCTTTATCTGAGCAGAGAAAAAACAATCAGATAGCCACAGGGGTTTGTATAGCCATATGGATCTTTATCTGGTTGAGTACAACACCACTGTACATGTACAATCAGACGGCCTACATCAGTAACCTGAATATCACTACCTGCCATGACGTCAACATCATCCACGACATTGAGGACCCGTTTCCTGACGTTAAGCATGCATTCTTCTACTTCATGTTTATGGGAGGCTTCGTGTTCGTCGTTCCAACCTTGATAAGCATAGTAGCATACACCTGCCTCCTTAAAACCCTCGCAGGTTCCATGGGTGATAATTCTGTGGGAAAAAGCAGGAACAAAGCGGTGGTGTTGATTATTACTGTCCTTGTGACCTTCCTGATATGCTTCATCCCGAGTAACATCATGCTTCTCATCCACTACTCCCTCCTGAAGAACGGCATCTCCAATAATGGCTATGGCTTCTATATCACCACACTTTGCCTGTCCAGCCTTAACAGTTGCCTGGATCCTTTCATTTATTACTTCGTTTCTGAGGACTTTCGGGACAATGTCAGGAACACGCTACTCTGCAGGAGCAATCGAACGGTGGACAGGATGAAAGTCTCCTTCAACTCCCTGAAGTATTCAAAGAGGACTAACACTTATACCTCTGACAACAGTAACACCCAGACAAGTAATTGCTAA